Proteins from one Fragaria vesca subsp. vesca linkage group LG6, FraVesHawaii_1.0, whole genome shotgun sequence genomic window:
- the LOC101299104 gene encoding 1-aminocyclopropane-1-carboxylate oxidase homolog 1-like, whose protein sequence is MAAAVGATSSTYDRMKEVKEFDESKMGVKGLSDSGITSIPQFFVHDPQTLSDLKPSSKRTVPATLPTIDLTRINSANHRPEIVDQIKDAAKTWGFFQVINHGIPVSVVDQTVNAVRAFHEQPHEVKAKFYKREEGKGFMYASNNDLYRTTAASWHDSFSVWTGPEPPELEELPEVCRNEVVAWDLHATKVAESVMELLSEGLGLEAGKFKELTFSEKRALVGHCYPYCPQPDRTVGIKSHTDPGIVTVLLQNDVPGLQVRHEDDWVDVKPLPGGLIINVGDMLQIISNGEYKSVQHRVLANSRKEARISIVIFFNLAKWREDGYFGPLPEILSPEKPPIYRNFTEKEFRENFYSKGIDSKSLIEKITIHD, encoded by the exons ATGGCAGCCGCTGTTGGTGCAACTTCTTCAACCTATGACCGGATGAAGGAAGTGAAAGAGTTCGACGAGTCAAAGATGGGAGTTAAAGGCCTCTCCGATTCCGGCATCACTTCTATCCCTCAATTCTTTGTCCACGATCCCCAAACGCTCTCCGACCTCAAACCCTCGTCCAAACGCACCGTCCCCGCAACGCTCCCCACCATCGACCTTACTCGCATCAACTCGGCCAATCACCGCCCTGAAATCGTTGACCAGATCAAAGACGCCGCCAAGACATGGGGCTTCTTCCAAGTGATCAACCACGGCATACCCGTCTCGGTAGTAGATCAGACGGTGAACGCCGTCAGAGCGTTTCACGAGCAGCCCCACGAGGTGAAGGCCAAGTTCTACAAGCGAGAAGAGGGGAAGGGCTTCATGTACGCTAGCAACAATGACTTGTACCGCACAACGGCGGCCAGCTGGCACGACTCGTTTAGTGTTTGGACCGGGCCGGAGCCACCGGAGCTGGAGGAGCTTCCGGAGGTATGTAGAAATGAGGTGGTAGCATGGGATTTGCATGCAACCAAGGTGGCTGAGAGTGTGATGGAGTTGCTTTCAGAAGGGTTAGGATTGGAAGCTGGCAAATTCAAGGAGCTTACGTTTTCGGAGAAGAGGGCGCTTGTGGGGCACTGCTATCCCTACTGTCCTCAACCTGACCGGACTGTGGGAATTAAGTCGCATACTGATCCTGGGATAGTGACAGTTCTGTTGCAGAACGATGTGCCTGGGTTGCAAGTTAGGCATGAGGATGACTGGGTGGACGTTAAGCCTCTTCCTGGAGGTCTGATCATTAACGTTGGAGACATGCTTCAG ATAATCTCCAATGGGGAGTATAAAAGTGTCCAACATCGTGTGTTGGCCAACTCCCGGAAGGAAGCTCGGATTTCAATTGTGATATTTTTCAACCTAGCCAAATGGAGAGAAGACGGATACTTTGGACCTCTTCCCGAGATTTTGTCACCGGAGAAGCCACCAATTTATCGAAACTTCACCGAAAAAGAGTTTCGGGAGAATTTCTATAGCAAAGGAATCGATAGCAAGTCTTTGATCGAAAAAATAACAATACATGACTAA